The following proteins are encoded in a genomic region of Arachis ipaensis cultivar K30076 chromosome B02, Araip1.1, whole genome shotgun sequence:
- the LOC107625942 gene encoding transketolase, chloroplastic (The sequence of the model RefSeq protein was modified relative to this genomic sequence to represent the inferred CDS: added 168 bases not found in genome assembly), producing the protein MASSSLSISQSILSRPASSSRRSSLPSFSGLRPTASSNPTQPAISLRRIPPISALKVSASSSSAVDTVDRTAADPAIVEKSVNTIRFLAIDAVEKANSGHPGLPMGCAPMGHVLYDEVMRYNPKNPKWFNRDRFVLSAGHGCMLQYALLHLAGYDSVKEEDLKQFRQWESRTPGHPENFETPGIEVTTGPLGQGIANAVGLALAEKHLAARFNKPDNEIVDHYTYAILGDGCQMEGIANEACSLAGHWGLGKLIAFYDDNHISIDGNTEIAFTESVDRRFEGLGWHVIWVKNGNNGYDEIRAAIKEAKAVKDRPTLIKVTTTIGYGSPNKANSYSVHGSALGAKEVEATRQNLGWAHEPFHVPEDVKKHWSRHIPEGAALEAEWNKKFAEYEKKYKEEAAELKCIINGEFPAGWEKALPTYTPETPGDATRNLSQHNLNALAKVLPGLLGGSADLASSNMTLMKMFGNFQKDTPAERNIRFGVREHGMGAISNGIALHSPGLIPYCATFFVFTDYMRAAIRLSALSQAGVIYVMTHDSIGLGEDGPTHQPIEHLASFRAMPNVLMLRPADGNETAGSYKVAVLNRKRPSILALSRQKLPNLPGTSIEGVGKGGYTISDNSTGNKPDVILIGTGSELEIAAKAADDLRKEGKAVRVVSFVSWELFNEQSEAYKESVLPAAVSARVSIEAGSTFGWERIIGSKGKAIGIDRFGASAPAGKIYKEFGITKEAVIAAAKSLI; encoded by the exons GTCTCCGCTTCCTCCTCCTCCGCCGTCGATACCGTCGACCGCACAGCCGCCGACCCCGCCATCGTTGAGAAGTCGGTCAACACGATCCGGTTCCTCGCAATCGATGCCGTTGAGAAAGCGAATTCGGGTCACCCGGGTCTTCCCATGGGTTGCGCCCCGATGGGTCACGTGCTCTATGACGAGGTTATGAGGTACAACCCGAAGAATCCGAAATGGTTCAACCGTGATCGCTTTGTTCTCTCCGCTGGACATGGTTGCATGCTTCAGTATGCGTTGCTTCACCTTGCTGGCTATGATAGCGTCAAG GAGGAGGATTTGAAGCAATTCCGCCAGTGGGAAAGCAGGACCCCGGGACACCCTGAGAATTTCGAGACACCTGGAATTGAAGTTACAACAG GTCCTCTTGGTCAGGGTATTGCCAATGCTGTGGGTTTGGCCCTCGCAGAGAAGCACTTGGCTGCGAGATTTAATAAGCCTGACAATGAGATTGTTGATCATTACAC GTATGCTATATTGGGTGATGGTTGTCAGATGGAGGGAATTGCAAATGAAGCATGCTCACTTGCTGGCCACTGGGGATTAGGGAAGCTAATAGCATTCTATGATGACAATCACATTTCTATTGATGGTAACACTGAAATTGCATTCACCGAGAGTGTTGATAGACGATTTGAGGGACTTGGATGGCATGTTATTTGGGTAAAGAATGGAAACAATGGTTATGATGAAATTCGTGCTGCCATCAAGGAGGCAAAGGCTGTGAAAGACAGACCCACACTAATCAAG GTCACGACCACAATTGGTTATGGTTCTCCTAACAAGGCTAACTCCTACAGTGTGCACGGAAGTGCATTGGGTGCCAAAGAAGTTGAGGCTACAAGGCAGAACCTTGGATGGGCACATGAGCCTTTCCATGTGCCCGAGGATGTCAAAAA GCACTGGAGTCGTCACATCCCTGAGGGTGCTGCACTTGAAGCCGAGTGGAATAAAAAGTTTGCCGAATATGAGAAGAAATACAAGGAGGAAGCTGCAGAACTGAAGTGTATTATCAATGGAGAATTTCCTGCTGGATGGGAGAAAGCACTTCCA ACATACACCCCCGAGACCCCAGGTGATGCCACCAGAAATCTCTCTCAGCACAACCTTAATGCCCTTGCAAAGGTTCTTCCCGGTCTGCTTGGTGGTAGTGCGGATCTTGCATCCTCCAACATGACCTTGATGAAAATGTTTGGGAACTTCCAAAAGGACACTCCTGCTGAGCGTAATATTAGATTTGGCGTCAGAGAACATGGCATGGGAGCAATCAGCAACGGCATTGCTCTACACAGCCCTGGCCTGATTCCTTACTGTGCAACTTTCTTTGTTTTCACCGACTACATGAGAGCTGCCATAAGGCTTTCTGCCCTGTCTCAGGCTGGTGTTATTTATGTGATGACCCATGATTCAATAGGACTCGGAGAGGATGGGCCGACCCACCAACCTATTGAGCACCTGGCAAGCTTCCGGGCAATGCCTAATGTTTTGATGCTTCGTCCTGCTGATGGTAATGAAACTGCCGGATCATACAAAGTTGCCGTGCTTAACAGGAAGAGACCCTCTATCCTCGCCCTTTCTAGGCAAAAGTTGCCCAATCTTCCTGGAACTTCTATTGAAGGAGTCGGGAAGGGTGGATACACCATCTCAGACAACTCAACAGGCAATAAGCCTGATGTCATTTTGATTGGAACTGGTTCCGAATTGGAGATTGCCGCCAAGGCTGCTGATGATCTCAGAAAGGAAGGTAAGGCTGTTAGAGTCGTTTCGTTCGTTTCATGGGAACTTTTCAACGAGCAATCGGAAGCATACAAGGAGAGTGTTCTCCCTGCTGCTGTTTCAGCTAGAGTTAGCATTGAGGCAGGATCAACATTTGGGTGGGAGAGAATCATTGGAAGCAAAGGAAAAGCAATAGGCATTGATCGATTCGGAGCTAGTGCCCCAGCAGGAAAAATATACAAAGAGTTTGGCATTACAAAGGAAGCTGTTATTGCTGCAGCAAAATCACTTATCTAA
- the LOC107625945 gene encoding 3-phosphoshikimate 1-carboxyvinyltransferase 2 has translation MAQVTRIHNGPQNTQILLRHTHNSHIPKSANSVSLKSQLWGTSKSVSLNHKNGVFLGNFEVGRCNNNVVRVSASVAATEKPSTAPEIVLEPIKEISGTITLPGSKSLSNRILLLAALSEGTTVVDNLLNSEDVHYMLGALRTLGLRVEDDKNAKQAIVEGCGGLFPTGRESKEEVTLFLGNAGTAMRPLTAAVTAAGGNTSYVLDGVPRMRERPIGDLVAGLKQLGADVDCSLGTNCPPVRVVGKGGLPGGKVKLSGSISSQYLTALLMAAPLALGDVEIEIIDKLISVPYVDMTLKLMERFGVHVEHSGNWDRFLVHGGQKYKSPGNAFVEGDASSASYFLAGAAVTGGTITVVGCGTSSLQGDVKFAEVLEKMGAKVTWTENSVTVTGPPRDPSGRKVLQGVDVNMNKMPDVAMTLAVVALFANGPTAIRDVASWRVKETERMIAICTELRKLGATVEEGPDYCVITPPEKLNITAIDTYDDHRMAMAFSLAACGDVPVTINDPGCTRKTFPDYFEVLAKYTKQ, from the exons ATGGCCCAAGTGACCAGAATCCACAATGGTCCTCAAAACACACAGATTCTTCTTCGCCATACTCACAATTCCCACATACCCAAATCAGCAAACTCAGTTTCATTGAAGTCACAACTTTGGGGCACCTCAAAATCTGTGAGCTTGAATCACAAAAATGGTGTCTTTTTGGGAAATTTTGAGGTGGGTAGGTGCAATAATAATGTGGTTAGGGTTTCTGCATCTGTTGCCGCTACAGAGAAGCCTTCGACGGCGCCGGAGATCGTTCTGGAACCTATCAAAGAAATCTCCGGAACCATCACATTGCCTGGCTCGAAGTCTCTGTCCAATCGAATTTTGCTTCTTGCTGCTCTCTCTGAG GGAACAACTGTTGTGGACAACTTGTTGAATAGCGAGGATGTTCATTACATGCTCGGTGCATTAAGGACCCTTGGACTACGAGTGGAAGATGACAAAAATGCCAAACAAGCAATCGTGGAAGGCTGTGGGGGGTTGTTTCCCACTGGTCGAGAGTCTAAAGAGGAAGTTACTTTATTCCTTGGAAATGCTGGTACTGCAATGCGTCCTTTGACAGCAGCTGTGACTGCTGCAGGTGGAAACACAAG CTATGTACTTGATGGGGTGCCCCGAATGAGAGAGAGGCCTATTGGAGATTTGGTGGCTGGTCTCAAGCAGCTTGGTGCAGATGTTGATTGTTCCCTTGGCACAAACTGTCCACCTGTTCGTGTAGTTGGGAAGGGAGGACTTCCTGGGGGAAAG GTGAAGTTGTCTGGATCAATTAGCAGTCAATACTTGACTGCATTGCTCATGGCAGCTCCTTTGGCCCTTGGTGATGTTGAAATTGAGATTATCGATAAACTGATTTCTGTTCCCTACGTTGATATGACTTTGAAACTGATGGAGCGCTTTGGAGTCCATGTGGAGCACAGCGGTAACTGGGATAGGTTCTTGGTCCACGGAGGTCAAAAGTACAA GTCTCCTGGGAATGCTTTTGTTGAAGGCGATGCTTCTAGTGCCAGCTACTTCCTTGCAGGTGCAGCTGTTACCGGTGGGACTATCACAGTTGTAGGCTGCGGCACAAGTAGTTTACAG GGAGATGTAAAATTTGCTGAAGTTCTCGAAAAGATGGGAGCTAAAGTTACATGGACAGAGAACAGTGTCACCGTTACTGGCCCACCACGAGATCCTTCAGGCCGAAAAGTCTTGCAAGGCGTTGATGTCAATATGAACAAGATGCCAGATGTTGCCATGACTCTTGCTGTTGTTGCGCTATTTGCTAATGGCCCCACTGCCATAAGAGATG TGGCTAGTTGGAGAGTTAAGGAGACAGAGAGAATGATAGCAATTTGCACAGAACTTAGGAAG CTAGGAGCAACAGTTGAAGAAGGTCCTGATTACTGTGTGATAACGCCACCCGAGAAATTGAACATCACGGCGATCGACACGTACGATGACCACAGAATGGCCATGGCATTTTCTCTTGCTGCGTGTGGCGATGTTCCGGTAACCATCAATGATCCTGGTTGCACCCGGAAAACATTCCCTGATTACTTTGAAGTTCTTGCAAAGTACACCAAGCAATAA
- the LOC107627806 gene encoding UDP-glucuronate 4-epimerase 3 yields MSHIDSAPSTPGKVKMEKSSYFFTRGGGARWHYSLAKLTVWSFAFLALILIFFLRSPAPSAITSAADPSRRSLRNYNWAAGFVGTHVSSALKRRGDGVLGIDNFNDYYDPSLKRARQALLERTGVFIVEGDINDEALLRKLFEVVPFTHVMHLAAQAGVRYAMENPGSYVHSNIAGFVNLLEVCKSVNPQPAIVWASSSSVYGLNTKVPFSEKDRTDQPASLYAATKKAGEEIAHTYNHIYGLSLTGLRFFTVYGPWGRPDMAYFFFTKDILKGKQIAIFEAANHGTVARDFTYIDDIVKGCLGALDTAEKSTGSGGKKRGPAQLRVFNLGNTSPVPVSELVSILERLLKVKAKRNIMKLPRNGDVQYTHANISYAQRELGYKPTTDLQTGLKKFVRWYLNYYSDGKKAVE; encoded by the exons ATGTCGCACATAGACAGCGCTCCTTCGACGCCAGGCAAGGTCAAGATGGAGAAATCATCGTACTTCTTCACGCGCGGAGGCGGCGCGCGTTGGCACTACTCGCTCGCCAAGCTCACGGTCTGGTCATTCGCCTTCTTGGCCCTCATCTTGATCTTCTTCCTCCGATCGCCGGCGCCGTCGGCGATCACCTCCGCGGCTGACCCGTCGCGCCGGTCATTGAGGAACTACAATTGGG CTGCCGGTTTCGTAGGGACCCACGTCTCGTCGGCGCTGAAGCGCCGGGGAGATGGGGTCCTCGGCATTGACAATTTCAATGACTACTATGACCCTTCTTTGAAGCGTGCGCGGCAAGCTTTGTTGGAGCGCACTGGTGTGTTCATTGTGGAAGGTGACATCAATGATGAAGCTTTGCTGAGGAAGCTCTTTGAGGTTGTTCCATTCACACATGTTATGCATTTGGCTGCTCAAGCTGGTGTGAGGTATGCTATGGAGAACCCTGGCTCTTATGTGCATAGTAACATTGCTGGTTTTGTTAATTTGCTTGAGGTTTGTAAGAGTGTGAATCCACAACCTGCTATAGTTTGGGCTTCTAGTAGCTCAGTTTATGGGTTGAACACTAAGGTGCCATTTAGTGAGAAGGATAGGACTGATCAGCCTGCTAGTTTGTATGCTGCGACAAAGAAGGCCGGTGAGGAGATTGCACACACCTATAATCATATATACGGGCTATCGTTGACTGGGTTGAGGTTCTTTACGGTTTATGGTCCGTGGGGTAGACCTGACATGGCCTACTTCTTCTTCACTAAGGATATATTGAAGGGGAAGCAGATAGCGATCTTTGAGGCCGCAAATCATGGGACGGTTGCAAGGGATTTCACATACATAGATGATATTGTGAAGGGTTGTTTGGGGGCGTTGGATACTGCCGAGAAGAGCACCGGGAGTGGGGGGAAGAAGAGAGGGCCGGCGCAGCTGAGGGTGTTCAATTTGGGGAATACTTCACCTGTGCCTGTTAGTGAACTTGTGAGCATTTTGGAGAGGCTGTTGAAGGTTAAGGCAAAGAGGAACATCATGAAGTTGCCGCGGAATGGGGATGTGCAGTATACCCATGCGAATATTAGCTACGCGCAGAGGGAGCTTGGGTATAAGCCTACGACGGATCTGCAGACTGGCTTGAAGAAATTTGTTCGGTGGTACCTGAATTACTATTCTGATGGGAAAAAAGCTGTTGAGTGA